The following are encoded together in the Eriocheir sinensis breed Jianghai 21 chromosome 28, ASM2467909v1, whole genome shotgun sequence genome:
- the LOC127004551 gene encoding vacuolar protein sorting-associated protein 18 homolog: protein MATLFDQYESLQSGGMGGPKQSILGTTAFKNQKLEEEAAIFRKDRQVSFTPTHPITHLVVANQHLVLAMANKKLIRINLLHPGTGNQEEQEVDISKFSLQARIHSIFLDPTGQHLLISIVSRDGQTPVDTLYLPLRSNKPKSTSKLKGHLVTAVGWNARNQSDSVTGPILIGTSKGVILEMELTSDERLFQSSHEEYCKQLFDVGKDEPVPVSAIEVRPSPTDDLKLCILVTTSDKLYQFCGRARSAEDRPMMTALFANYLGLPPRFVKLISKWKTSWLKLYQPANSITPKHFAWLTEQGVYTGDIVWTGSGDDMTVNRKLHSIPEVVDGYGVPCDMIVCEFHVLIVWPDKMRGLCILNNQVVYEGSIPEECGKLVGISKDPIKGTIWVFAERGVFRYSVDREGRNVWRIYLEQGNYELAKKYCNSDPSCLSTVLLQEAQDYFQKKDYVQSAKLFAKTSTSFEEISLKFVEVGEEGALKIYLHEKLESLKVSEQTQITIVVMWLLELYLKTLGNLRDAGKRNTAEYTKCDEQLKLLLHDPKAHQCLTNNANAIYELLASHDDQDNYINVALMLKDFDRVLLHLMRHGRHIEALEVMKTRGSEQLFYQHFPALLQAVPSAAIEALIAQGERINPLKLLPCLIHYHTSHGGGADILRYFEYCVDKLEITDEVLHNFLITLYAVEAPEKLLPYFKLQGDDSLGVHYDVKFALRECMSVGEEKACVHILTTMGLYQEAVELALKLDISLAKAMANRPKYDQDLRKKLWLMIAAHVVQEKQDISHAMEVLRSCDLIKIEDILPFFPDFVTIDQFKDAICSSLQEYNQHIENLKKDMDDASKSAENIRKDIQKFKQKYSYVHAQDTCCECNYPLLSKPFYLFPCSHKFHQDCLSDSVMGYLSDVKQKKVSELKGKLLAMSHEEGSTGTGGQWGDREQVRAEIDSIVAGECLYCGDNVVANIDTPFINADEWDTLMAEWQ, encoded by the coding sequence ATGGCCACTCTTTTCGACCAGTACGAGTCCCTGCAGTCGGGGGGCATGGGGGGCCCCAAGCAGTCCATCCTGGGCACCACGGCCTTCAAGAACcaaaagctggaggaggaggcggcgataTTTCGCAAGGACCGCCAGGTAAGCTTCACGCCCACCCACCCCATCACACACCTGGTCGTGGCCAACCAGCACCTCGTCCTGGCCATGGCCAACAAGAAGCTCATCAGGATCAACCTCCTCCACCCCGGCACCGGCAaccaggaggagcaggaggtggacaTCAGCAAATTCTCCCTCCAGGCCAGGATCCACAGCATCTTCCTGGACCCCACAGGGCAGCACCTCCTCATCAGTATTGTTAGTCGGGATGGACAGACACCCGTTGACACCCTGTACCTGCCGCTCCGCTCCAACAAGCCCAAGTCCACCAGCAAGCTGAAGGGTCACCTCGTAACTGCTGTTGGCTGGAACGCCAGGAACCAGTCAGACAGTGTGACGGGACCAATACTAATTGGGACCTCAAAGGGAGTCATTCTGGAGATGGAACTGACTTCtgacgagaggcttttccagTCTAGTCATGAGGAGTATTGCAAGCAGTTGTTTGACGTTGGCAAGGATGAGCCAGTTCCAGTGAGTGCCATTGAGGTGCGCCCCAGCCCTACTGACGACCTCAAGCTCTGCATCCTGGTGACAACATCTGACAAACTCTACCAATTTTGTGGACGTGCCAGGTCAGCAGAAGACAGGCCCATGATGACTGCTCTCTTTGCCAACTACTTGGGATTGCCACCAAGATTCGTCAAGCTCATAAGCAAGTGGAAGACTTCGTGGCTCAAGCTGTACCAGCCTGCAAACTCCATCACTCCGAAGCACTTTGCCTGGCTAACAGAGCAGGGTGTGTATACCGGAGACATAGTGTGGACGGGCTCGGGTGATGACATGACCGTCAATAGAAAGTTGCACTCCATTCCTGAGGTTGTGGATGGTTATGGGGTTCCCTGTGATATGATTGTGTGCGAGTTTCACGTTCTCATTGTGTGGCCAGACAAAATGCGTGGGCTCTGCATCCTCAACAATCAGGTTGTGTATGAGGGGAGCATACCAGAAGAGTGTGGTAAGCTTGTGGGCATCTCCAAGGACCCCATCAAAGGGACCATCTGGGTGTTTGCTGAGAGAGGAGTCTTCAGGTACTCAGTGGACCGAGAGGGACGAAATGTGTGGCGCATATATCTTGAGCAAGGAAACTATGAATTAGCAAAGAAGTATTGTAACTCTGATCCATCTTGTTTGTCAACTGTCTTGCTGCAGGAAGCTCAAGATTATTTTCAGAAGAAAGATTATGTACAAAGTGCAAAGCTTTTTGCTAAAACCTCAACTTCCTTTGAAGAAATCAGTCTGAAGTTTGTTGAAGTTGGGGAAGAAGGAGCTCTAAAGATTTATCTCCATGAAAAATTAGAGTCCCTCAAAGTCAGTGAACAAACCCAAATTACCATAGTTGTCATGTGGCTGCTTGAGCTTTACTTAAAAACTCTAGGAAACCTTCGTGATGCTGGAAAGCGGAACACAGCAGAATACACCAAGTGTGACGAACAGCTAAAGTTACTCCTCCATGACCCCAAAGCACACCAGTGCCTGACAAACAATGCCAATGCCATTTATGAGTTGCTGGCCTCACATGATGATCAAGACAATTACATCAATGTAGCTCTCATGCTGAAAGATTTTGACCGAGTATTACTTCATCTGATGCGCCACGGCCGCCACATTGAGGCCTTGGAGGTAATGAAGACACGGGGATCAGAACAACTATTTTACCAGCACTTTCCCGCCCTTCTTCAGGCTGTTCCTTCTGCTGCAATAGAAGCTTTGATTGCCCAAGGAGAAAGGATCAACCCATTGAAACTTCTCCCTTGTCTCATTCACTACCACACTTCTCATGGGGGAGGGGCAGACATTTTACGATATTTTGAATATTGTGTTGATAAACTTGAAATCACAGATGAGGTTTTGCACAATTTTTTGATAACTCTCTATGCTGTAGAGGCTCCTGAGAAACTGTTGCCTTATTTTAAATTACAAGGTGATGACAGTCTTGGTGTTCATTATGATGTCAAGTTTGCCCTGAGAGAGTGCATGTCAGTGGGTGAAGAGAAAGCCTGTGTGCACATTCTGACAACCATGGGACTCTATCAGGAGGCAGTGGAGTTAGCCTTAAAGCTTGACATATCCTTGGCGAAGGCAATGGCTAACCGCCCTAAATATGATCAAGATCTAAGGAAGAAGCTGTGGCTGATGATTGCAGCTCATGTTGTGCAGGAGAAGCAAGATATTTCACATGCCATGGAAGTTCTTAGATCATGCGATCTTATTAAAATAGAagacattcttccttttttcccagaCTTTGTCACAATTGACCAGTTCAAAGATGCTATCTGCTCATCACTCCAAGAGTACAATCAACACATTGAAAACTTGAAGAAAGACATGGACGATGCCTCTAAGTCTGCAGAAAATATCCGCAAAGACATACAGAAGTTCAAGCAGAAATATTCCTATGTGCATGCACAAGACACCTGTTGTGAGTGTAACTATCCCTTACTGTCAAAACCATTTTATCTATTCCCATGCTCCCATAAATTTCACCAAGACTGTCTATCAGACTCTGTAATGGGATACCTGAGTGATGTTAAACAAAAGAAAGTTTCAGAGCTCAAAGGAAAATTGTTAGCCATGTCCCATGAGGAGGGCAGCACAGGAACAGGAGGGCAGTGGGGTGACAGGGAACAAGTGAGAGCTGAGATTGACAGCATTGTGGCTGGGGAGTGCCTCTACTGTGGAGACAATGTTGTGGCAAACATTGACACCCCATTTATCAATGCTGATGAGTGGGATACTCTTATGGCTGAGTGGCAATAG